The Falco peregrinus isolate bFalPer1 chromosome 1, bFalPer1.pri, whole genome shotgun sequence genome has a window encoding:
- the EMC7 gene encoding ER membrane protein complex subunit 7, giving the protein MAARRGAAPLALLWLFAAPLLGGARGSEAAGAADSPGGAGAGERFKIEGRAVVPGVKPQDWIAGARVLVDGEEHVGFLKTDGSFVVHDVPSGSYVVEVISPAHKFEPVRVDITSKGKMRARYVNYIKPSEVVRLPYPLQMKSSGPPSYFIKRESWGWTDFLMNPMVMMMVLPLLIFVLLPKVVNTSDPDMRREMEQSMNMLNSNHELPDVSEFMTRLFSSKSSSKSGSSSSKAGKSSSGKRR; this is encoded by the exons atggcggcgcggcgcggggctgcCCCCCTGGCGCTGCTGTGGCTGTTCGCCGCGCCGCTGCTCGGTGGCGCCCGCGGCTCGGAGGCGGCCGGGGCAGCCGACTCGCCGGGCGGCGCGGGCGCCGGGGAGCGGTTTAAGATCGAGGGCCGGGCCGTAGTGCCCGGGGTGAAGCCGCAGGACTGGATCGCGGGGGCCCGGGTGCTGGTGGACGGGGAGGAGCACGTCGGTTTCCTGAA gaCCGATGGAAGTTTTGTGGTTCATGATGTACCTTCAGGATCTTATGTAGTGGAAGTTATATCTCCTGCTCATAAATTTGAGCCTGTGCGAGTTGACATAACttcaaaaggcaaaatgag AGCAAGATACGTGAATTACATCAAACCCTCTGAAGTTGTCAGGCTGCCATACCCACTCCAGATGAAGTCTTCTGGACCTCCTTCATACTTTATAAAGAGAGAATCTTGGGGGTGGACAGATTTCCTCATGAACCCTATG GTGATGATGATGGTTCTTCCATTACTGATATTTGTGCTTTTGCCTAAAGTTGTCAACACCAGTGATCCTGATATGAGACGG GAAATGGAGCAGTCAATGAACATGCTGAACTCCAACCATGAGCTGCCAGATGTCTCTGAATTCATGACAAGACTTTTCTCTTCAAAATCTTCCAGCAAGTCTGGTAGTAGCAGCAGTAAAGCAGGGAAAAGTAGTTCTGGAAAAAGGAGGTAG